The proteins below come from a single Streptococcus porcinus genomic window:
- a CDS encoding BTAD domain-containing putative transcriptional regulator: MKTLRFTLLGNPSIHLDNQEIFFAFAKINALLYYLVINETANRDEIAGILWEDKDNRTAKKNLRNSIYQVNKILGDNYIISPNRTLLMFNPDLQVVSDVHYFLKKPLNNLGLYKGQFLQNFYLKGNETFDLWLTKMRAHLEQIYIKSCYQQIDILMTQNRIEEIEERLQGLIAIDEFEEKNYQLLMKVYQKHHRYGKVIETYYKLANLLDVELGITPNDATQAIYEEVIAKDRNQQKIKQFLKTTNDFIGRLDVIKELETFFNSVYKEKKSHTMILIGGTGIGKRTVTRQVLSNQINHYQIVTSECFQGEPKQSLQILKDIFESLKDLILQYQLMSLNQWKRAYETFFPNYFLKDSHLSTPIFPADLFTSFMIDILKKISRQKATVLLIEDIHWITPEALTLLQTLVNHLEDDPIAFIFTQNLNSNPHLDQFFNHLVNRKKVDIIKIKELSEKESLTYLEQKLAGLNPPCKDYQRIYQWSEGNPFFLSEYVNQYLKGQKFSILTPAIEAKLSLKLKQVNSHEEELLCYLSCFQNAASISILSEIMNLPLALTISLVETLCNKQIIKEIFNGDEVTLIFKQKLLAHYCYQKMSVAKRRLLHAQIAKQLENMMQNTQFSAEQFEEIAFHFQEAKEPVQALQHQLNRLEAILQFQHELFPIYSQNPMEADCIDGKRHLLIQTQFNTIHQVIQQLSSKFEPVKSFQESLIRFLYIEGCYLIRIGQYQKGITNIQKVISAATEWHHTHYLLESYRQIIHYCIQVENISEMKYYTELALDAAVSANNYEAIAIQLRLSGLYFLMMGHIPKASQYLNQSISFFSLTSALQSKYAIQIAAAYDYLAEIEQIQGNLAKAIDFQNRAIQLSQNKRSRTSVISFYISLGISYYQSGEIDKAESILINAKEGLQSLRFPWKEVQLEVYLALINCEKGNYKPLIDLINKKEELMARYSNPRDKGMIYYIMALTKAKINSGKLNCLELSNLLKGELSYYLELAKNHLNPCRDRQHIKELERLEKMISHKNI, encoded by the coding sequence ATGAAAACTTTACGCTTTACTCTATTAGGAAATCCTTCTATCCATCTAGACAATCAAGAAATCTTTTTCGCGTTTGCAAAAATCAATGCCCTACTCTATTATTTGGTTATAAATGAAACTGCTAACCGTGATGAAATAGCAGGTATTTTATGGGAAGATAAGGATAATAGGACAGCTAAAAAAAATCTTCGAAACTCTATTTATCAAGTTAATAAAATATTAGGTGATAATTATATTATCAGCCCAAATAGAACACTTTTGATGTTTAATCCTGATTTGCAAGTCGTAAGTGATGTCCATTATTTTTTAAAAAAACCACTAAACAATTTAGGGCTTTATAAAGGTCAATTTTTACAGAATTTCTACTTGAAGGGCAACGAAACTTTTGATTTGTGGCTAACAAAAATGAGGGCTCACTTGGAGCAAATTTATATTAAATCATGCTATCAGCAGATTGACATACTGATGACACAAAATAGGATTGAAGAAATTGAAGAGAGACTTCAAGGTCTTATTGCCATTGATGAATTTGAAGAAAAGAATTATCAATTGTTAATGAAAGTCTACCAGAAGCATCATCGCTATGGAAAAGTTATCGAAACTTATTATAAATTAGCCAACCTCCTTGATGTTGAGCTTGGAATTACCCCAAATGATGCAACCCAAGCTATTTATGAAGAGGTTATTGCTAAAGATCGCAATCAACAGAAAATCAAACAATTTCTCAAAACAACTAATGATTTTATTGGACGACTTGACGTTATTAAAGAATTAGAAACTTTTTTTAACTCAGTTTATAAAGAAAAAAAGTCGCACACTATGATTTTAATAGGAGGAACCGGCATTGGAAAACGGACAGTAACACGACAAGTCCTATCAAACCAGATCAATCATTATCAAATCGTTACCTCAGAATGTTTTCAAGGTGAACCTAAACAGTCCTTACAGATTTTAAAAGACATCTTTGAAAGTTTGAAGGACCTTATATTACAATATCAATTGATGTCCCTTAATCAATGGAAAAGGGCTTATGAAACCTTTTTCCCAAACTATTTTCTCAAAGATTCTCATCTAAGTACTCCTATTTTCCCAGCAGACCTTTTTACAAGCTTTATGATTGATATATTAAAAAAAATATCTCGTCAAAAAGCAACTGTTCTTCTTATTGAAGACATTCATTGGATTACACCTGAAGCTCTTACACTTTTGCAAACACTTGTCAACCATCTTGAAGATGATCCTATCGCTTTTATTTTTACCCAAAATCTCAATTCGAACCCTCACTTAGACCAATTTTTTAATCATTTAGTCAATCGAAAAAAGGTTGATATTATCAAAATTAAGGAACTTTCTGAAAAAGAAAGCTTAACCTATCTAGAACAAAAATTAGCAGGTCTAAATCCTCCTTGCAAGGACTATCAACGTATCTACCAATGGAGTGAAGGAAATCCTTTCTTTTTATCTGAATATGTTAACCAATATTTAAAAGGTCAAAAATTTTCTATTTTGACACCTGCTATAGAAGCAAAACTGTCTTTAAAATTAAAACAAGTCAATAGCCATGAAGAAGAATTACTCTGCTACCTTTCTTGTTTCCAAAACGCTGCCAGTATTTCAATACTCTCAGAAATTATGAATCTCCCTTTAGCATTGACTATTTCTCTTGTTGAAACGCTTTGTAACAAACAAATCATCAAAGAAATCTTCAATGGTGACGAAGTTACCCTTATTTTCAAACAAAAATTATTAGCTCATTACTGTTATCAGAAAATGTCAGTAGCTAAAAGACGACTCTTACATGCTCAAATTGCCAAACAACTTGAAAACATGATGCAAAATACACAGTTTAGTGCTGAACAATTCGAAGAAATTGCTTTCCATTTTCAGGAAGCTAAAGAACCGGTGCAAGCTTTACAGCATCAATTGAATCGATTAGAGGCTATTCTCCAATTTCAGCATGAACTCTTCCCAATCTATTCGCAAAACCCAATGGAAGCTGACTGTATTGATGGAAAGCGACACCTTCTAATTCAAACACAGTTTAATACGATTCATCAAGTCATCCAACAACTAAGCTCCAAATTCGAACCGGTTAAATCATTTCAGGAATCCCTGATACGCTTTTTGTACATAGAGGGTTGTTATCTTATTCGGATCGGACAATACCAAAAAGGGATTACTAATATCCAAAAAGTCATTTCAGCTGCTACAGAATGGCATCACACGCACTATCTCTTAGAAAGTTATCGGCAAATTATCCATTACTGTATCCAAGTAGAAAATATTTCAGAAATGAAATACTATACTGAGCTTGCTTTAGATGCTGCTGTCAGTGCCAATAATTATGAAGCAATAGCTATCCAATTGAGACTTAGCGGACTATATTTTTTAATGATGGGTCACATCCCAAAGGCAAGTCAATACCTTAACCAATCAATTAGCTTCTTTAGTCTAACAAGTGCTTTACAATCAAAATATGCTATTCAAATTGCTGCGGCTTATGACTATTTAGCTGAAATAGAGCAAATCCAGGGAAACCTTGCAAAAGCTATTGACTTTCAGAATAGAGCTATTCAACTCAGTCAAAACAAACGAAGTCGCACATCAGTCATTTCATTTTATATAAGTCTAGGAATTTCCTACTATCAATCGGGAGAAATTGATAAAGCTGAATCCATTTTAATAAATGCTAAAGAAGGGTTACAATCACTCAGATTCCCTTGGAAAGAAGTTCAATTAGAGGTCTACCTCGCCCTTATTAATTGTGAAAAAGGAAATTACAAACCATTAATTGATCTTATTAATAAAAAAGAAGAATTGATGGCACGCTACTCTAATCCCAGGGATAAGGGGATGATTTATTATATCATGGCCTTAACTAAGGCAAAGATCAACTCAGGTAAACTGAACTGTCTAGAGCTCAGTAATCTCCTAAAGGGAGAACTCTCTTACTACTTAGAACTTGCAAAAAATCATTTAAATCCTTGTCGGGATCGTCAGCATATCAAGGAGTTAGAGCGTTTAGAAAAAATGATAAGTCACAAAAACATCTAG
- the hutG gene encoding formimidoylglutamase: MLTDYFPLMHSYYHRSIDDDNLYNAKWGMLIKFLDLNDKSLKPFEGVHFGIIGFKSDKGVYINHRRVGAVEGPNAIRQQLAKLPWHFGQNVQLYDVGDIDAPNRSLEQMQESLAKAIKRMKALNIFPIVLGGGHGTAYGHYLGLQSSIAPKEQLAVVNIDAHFDLRPYDQTGPNSGTGFRQMFDYALTLNHTFPYLVLGIQEHNNNLFLFDFVAKSKGISFLTGQDIYQMGYKEVCHQIDSFLADQKYLYLTIDMDCFSSANAPGVSAIQSLGLDPKLALILLQHIAASGKVIGFDIVEVSPPHDIDNHTAHLAATFIFYITQILAQNALMALD, from the coding sequence ATGTTAACTGATTACTTTCCATTAATGCATAGCTATTATCATAGAAGCATAGATGATGATAATCTTTATAATGCTAAATGGGGAATGTTAATTAAATTTTTAGATTTAAATGATAAGTCATTAAAGCCCTTTGAGGGAGTACATTTTGGTATTATTGGTTTTAAAAGTGATAAAGGCGTTTATATTAACCATAGACGCGTAGGAGCAGTTGAAGGACCCAATGCCATCAGGCAGCAACTGGCTAAATTACCTTGGCATTTCGGTCAGAATGTTCAGCTTTATGATGTTGGTGATATTGATGCTCCCAATCGTTCATTAGAACAAATGCAGGAAAGCTTAGCCAAAGCAATTAAGCGAATGAAAGCACTCAATATATTCCCTATTGTCTTAGGTGGTGGTCACGGCACAGCCTACGGGCATTATCTTGGTCTGCAATCGTCGATTGCCCCTAAGGAGCAGCTTGCTGTTGTTAATATTGACGCTCACTTTGATTTGAGACCTTATGATCAAACTGGACCTAACTCAGGTACTGGCTTTAGACAAATGTTTGACTATGCCTTAACTCTTAATCATACCTTCCCCTATTTAGTATTAGGAATACAAGAACATAATAATAATCTGTTTCTATTTGATTTTGTGGCCAAATCAAAAGGAATATCATTTCTAACAGGTCAAGATATTTACCAAATGGGTTATAAAGAAGTTTGTCATCAGATTGATTCTTTTTTAGCAGACCAAAAATACTTATACCTGACTATTGATATGGATTGTTTCTCCTCAGCAAATGCTCCAGGGGTTAGTGCTATTCAATCACTAGGATTGGACCCTAAGCTAGCTTTGATTCTCCTACAGCATATTGCGGCAAGTGGTAAAGTAATTGGTTTTGACATTGTTGAAGTCTCCCCTCCGCATGATATTGATAATCACACGGCACATTTAGCAGCGACCTTTATCTTCTATATTACACAAATTTTAGCGCAAAATGCTTTGATGGCCTTGGATTAA
- a CDS encoding replication initiator protein A, with amino-acid sequence MAYGRISLEQALNCDNFHQLLKVIIGTKYYSKLKVEAKLLFMLLKT; translated from the coding sequence ATGGCGTATGGAAGAATTTCGTTAGAACAGGCCCTAAACTGCGATAATTTTCATCAACTACTTAAAGTTATTATTGGTACAAAATACTACAGCAAACTAAAAGTTGAAGCAAAATTATTATTTATGCTATTGAAGACTTAG
- a CDS encoding ABC transporter ATP-binding protein — translation MILVTAWGLTFLLNNLISPLLVMVQGKMTDLLTYRLNTDLMYKSEKLQSISYFEDSEFYNDIQLLSSEASWRPVNLLVFGTSLISNTVMFGSMLLLVSSINIFVSILLLIVLIPQGMITYKIQQQAFETLVSNSEESRKLDYYSQVLLSNNHIKDVRLYNLYSFFINKYTESFMQVTGKLQTDRRKKSINSTLFITLTSIIILAMFAYVIHQIQTGELKIGVIFVFSTSIIYSINSMARLIEDSSLLYDTLLYMEKFFDFIEIDDEMVYDTTDCLIEHSSDIQSIEFKHISFSYPQAPDKVLDDICFEISKGEKTAIVGENGAGKTTIIKLLCGFYPNYTGDIFVNGRTIRGCNLTEYRKNITSIFQDFSKFDIPLRENVALSDLSRIYEEEDLYKALQNGRFSSSKLPLNQVLGKRFEGGKELSGGEWQKIALSRAFFSNASILILDEPTAAIDAKAEYELFQDFLHLTRGKTVFYITHRLASVKFADRIIVLKSGKIHSIGSHSELMKSDEYYKELYEMQSSLYTEE, via the coding sequence ATGATACTTGTTACAGCTTGGGGCTTGACTTTCTTGCTCAATAATTTGATATCACCTTTGCTTGTGATGGTTCAAGGGAAGATGACGGATTTATTGACCTATCGTTTGAATACGGACTTGATGTATAAATCAGAGAAACTTCAGAGTATCAGTTACTTCGAGGATAGTGAATTTTATAACGATATACAACTTCTCAGTTCTGAAGCCAGTTGGCGGCCAGTTAACTTATTAGTATTTGGAACTAGTTTGATTTCCAACACAGTTATGTTCGGATCGATGCTATTGCTTGTTAGTTCTATCAACATATTTGTGAGTATTTTGTTGTTAATTGTGCTGATTCCCCAAGGAATGATTACCTATAAGATCCAACAGCAAGCCTTTGAAACACTTGTGTCAAACAGCGAAGAATCTCGTAAATTGGATTACTACAGTCAAGTTCTTTTGAGCAACAACCATATTAAAGATGTACGATTGTATAATCTTTATTCATTTTTTATAAATAAATATACAGAATCGTTTATGCAGGTTACTGGGAAACTACAAACAGATCGCAGGAAAAAATCTATCAATTCAACCTTATTCATAACGCTGACCAGTATCATTATTCTTGCGATGTTTGCATATGTTATCCATCAGATTCAGACTGGAGAGTTGAAAATTGGTGTGATTTTTGTATTTTCAACAAGTATCATTTATTCCATAAATAGCATGGCTAGGTTGATAGAAGACAGTTCTTTATTGTACGATACACTTCTTTATATGGAAAAGTTTTTTGATTTCATAGAAATTGACGATGAAATGGTTTATGACACTACAGATTGTTTGATCGAACATTCATCAGATATCCAATCTATTGAATTTAAACACATCAGTTTTTCTTATCCTCAAGCTCCCGATAAGGTCCTAGACGACATTTGTTTTGAGATTTCCAAAGGAGAGAAAACTGCAATTGTTGGAGAAAACGGTGCTGGGAAAACAACTATCATCAAATTATTGTGTGGCTTCTATCCAAATTATACTGGCGACATCTTTGTAAACGGCAGAACCATTAGAGGTTGTAATCTTACAGAATATCGAAAAAATATAACATCCATTTTTCAAGACTTTTCGAAGTTTGATATCCCTTTAAGGGAAAATGTTGCATTATCTGATTTGTCTAGAATATATGAAGAAGAAGATTTGTACAAAGCGCTTCAAAATGGGCGTTTTAGCTCGTCTAAACTACCATTAAACCAGGTTTTAGGCAAAAGATTCGAAGGTGGAAAAGAGTTGTCAGGCGGAGAATGGCAAAAAATCGCATTATCGAGAGCTTTCTTTTCAAATGCTTCTATACTCATTTTAGACGAGCCAACCGCAGCTATTGATGCCAAAGCAGAATATGAATTATTCCAAGACTTTTTGCATTTGACGAGAGGAAAGACCGTTTTTTATATCACTCATCGATTGGCGAGTGTTAAGTTTGCAGATAGGATTATCGTTTTAAAATCAGGGAAGATTCATTCAATTGGGTCACATAGCGAATTGATGAAATCTGATGAATACTATAAAGAGTTATATGAAATGCAGTCTTCACTGTATACAGAGGAATAG
- a CDS encoding HutD family protein — protein sequence MKDISILKSQSYSVSKWSGGKTKELYIFPKSSSYREKNFDFRLSSATVSLLETNFSDLRGYHRLIMTLDRSMSLFNVETHEITKLNPFETFSFEGCDKIKSYGQCTDINLIYNDNYLGQMEAVHKTTSSICSSMTTQMVYTLCDITCTVDGQRAYLLKTNHLLVIQNGSPSPHNKLELSPLKPCSKVIAIWAGLSYKKDSGYMIKGS from the coding sequence ATGAAAGATATTAGTATTCTAAAATCACAATCCTATTCAGTTTCTAAATGGTCTGGGGGAAAAACAAAAGAATTATATATTTTCCCTAAGAGCAGCTCATACCGCGAAAAAAATTTTGATTTTCGCTTGTCATCAGCAACAGTTTCACTACTAGAAACAAACTTCTCAGACTTAAGGGGCTACCACAGACTTATTATGACTCTTGATAGGTCAATGTCTCTCTTTAATGTAGAGACACATGAAATCACGAAACTTAACCCTTTTGAAACTTTTTCTTTTGAGGGTTGTGACAAAATCAAGAGTTATGGACAATGCACAGATATTAATTTAATTTACAATGATAACTATTTGGGACAGATGGAGGCTGTTCACAAAACGACGAGTTCTATCTGCAGTAGTATGACTACGCAAATGGTCTACACGTTATGTGATATAACTTGTACCGTTGATGGTCAACGAGCATATTTGCTTAAGACTAATCATCTACTAGTCATACAAAATGGCTCTCCATCACCCCATAACAAGTTGGAATTATCACCTTTAAAACCGTGTTCAAAAGTTATAGCAATTTGGGCGGGTTTATCTTATAAAAAGGATTCGGGTTACATGATTAAAGGCTCTTAA
- a CDS encoding APC family permease produces the protein MDSNKMTKQEREDAKFSLSGATLYGINAVIGSGIFLLPQEIYKGLGPASIAVMLATAILTIMLAICFAEVSGYFGKNGGAFQYSKRAFGDFIGFNVGFLGWAVTIFAWAAMAAGFAKMFIITFPAFEGWNVPLSIGLVIFLSLMNIAGLKTSKLLTITATIAKLIPIVAFSICTIFFLQKGLPNFTPFVQLAENKSLFSAISGTAVYIFYGFIGFETLSIVAGEMRQPEKNVPRAILGSISIVSVLYMLIIGGTIAMLGSEIMNTNAPVQDAFVKMIGPAGAWLVSIGALISITGLNMGESIMVPRYGAAIANEGLLPTIISKENKKAAPVVAIMISSGIAIVLLLTGTFQTLANLSVVFRFFQYIPTALAVIKLRKMEPDANLIFRIPFGPIIPIIAVVISLIMIIGDNPKNVLYGLIGVIISSSVYYFMHGRKKRVKPIVE, from the coding sequence ATGGATTCAAATAAAATGACGAAACAAGAGAGAGAAGATGCTAAGTTTAGCTTAAGCGGTGCAACCTTGTATGGTATCAATGCTGTCATTGGCTCAGGTATTTTTCTCTTACCTCAAGAAATTTATAAAGGCTTAGGACCCGCCTCAATTGCTGTTATGTTAGCAACAGCAATCTTAACCATAATGCTTGCTATCTGTTTTGCAGAAGTTTCTGGTTATTTTGGGAAGAATGGCGGCGCTTTCCAATATTCTAAACGAGCTTTTGGCGATTTTATTGGCTTTAATGTTGGTTTTCTAGGCTGGGCCGTTACTATTTTTGCTTGGGCAGCTATGGCAGCGGGTTTTGCTAAAATGTTTATTATTACCTTTCCTGCATTCGAAGGCTGGAATGTTCCTCTTTCAATAGGTCTGGTTATTTTTCTTTCTCTTATGAATATTGCCGGTTTAAAGACATCTAAGCTTTTAACCATTACTGCAACGATTGCTAAATTGATTCCAATAGTTGCCTTTTCAATCTGTACTATTTTTTTCTTGCAAAAAGGGCTACCAAACTTTACCCCGTTTGTTCAGCTAGCAGAGAATAAAAGTTTGTTTAGTGCCATATCTGGGACAGCAGTTTATATTTTTTACGGTTTTATTGGATTTGAAACCTTATCAATTGTAGCAGGAGAAATGCGTCAGCCAGAAAAAAACGTTCCGCGTGCAATACTTGGTTCAATTAGTATAGTTTCGGTCCTTTACATGTTGATTATTGGCGGAACAATTGCTATGCTTGGGTCAGAGATTATGAATACTAACGCGCCTGTACAAGATGCTTTTGTCAAAATGATTGGTCCTGCAGGAGCGTGGTTAGTTTCGATTGGTGCTTTAATTTCAATTACAGGTCTAAATATGGGAGAATCAATCATGGTTCCCCGTTATGGTGCCGCGATAGCAAATGAGGGCTTATTGCCGACAATAATTTCAAAAGAAAATAAAAAAGCTGCACCAGTTGTTGCCATCATGATTTCAAGTGGTATAGCGATTGTCCTCTTACTTACAGGTACCTTCCAAACCTTGGCAAATTTAAGTGTTGTTTTCCGTTTCTTCCAGTATATTCCTACTGCCTTAGCAGTTATTAAGCTTCGAAAAATGGAACCCGATGCAAACCTTATTTTCCGCATTCCATTTGGCCCCATCATTCCAATTATAGCGGTTGTCATTAGTTTAATCATGATTATTGGGGATAATCCTAAGAATGTCCTCTACGGCTTAATAGGGGTCATTATTTCAAGTAGTGTTTATTATTTTATGCATGGGCGTAAAAAACGTGTGAAACCGATTGTAGAATAA
- the lysS gene encoding lysine--tRNA ligase — protein sequence MSNQHTEELNDQEIVRREKMMALAEKGIDPFGKRFERTANSGQLKAKYAEKTKEDLHDLNETAIIAGRLMTKRGKGKVGFAHIQDREGQIQIYVRKDAVGEENYDIFKKADLGDFLGVEGEVMRTDMGELSIKATHLTHLSKSLRPLPEKFHGLTDIETIYRKRHLDLISNRESFNRFVTRSKIISEIRRYLDSKDFLEVETPVLHNEAGGAAARPFITHHNAQNIDMVLRIATELHLKRLIVGGMERVYEIGRIFRNEGMDATHNPEFTSIEVYEAYADFQDIMNLTEGIIQHAAKAVTGDGPIDYQGQMIHINEPFKRLHMVDAIKDVTGIDFWKEMSFDDARALAQEKHVPLETHFTTVGHIINAFFEEFVEETLIQPTFVYGHPVEVSPLAKKNAEDARFTDRFELFIVTKEYANAFTELNDPIDQLSRFEAQAQAKELGDIEATGIDYDYVEALEYGMPPTGGLGIGIDRLCMLLTNTTSIRDVLLFPTMK from the coding sequence ATGTCAAATCAACATACTGAAGAATTAAATGACCAAGAGATTGTTCGTCGTGAAAAAATGATGGCGCTAGCTGAAAAAGGCATCGATCCGTTCGGAAAACGTTTCGAACGTACTGCTAATTCTGGTCAATTAAAAGCAAAATATGCAGAAAAAACTAAAGAAGACTTACATGACCTTAACGAAACAGCTATTATTGCTGGCCGCTTAATGACCAAACGTGGTAAAGGTAAAGTCGGTTTTGCACACATCCAAGACCGTGAAGGGCAAATTCAAATCTACGTTCGTAAAGATGCTGTCGGTGAAGAGAATTATGATATCTTCAAAAAAGCTGATTTAGGTGATTTTCTTGGTGTCGAAGGTGAGGTTATGCGTACTGATATGGGTGAATTATCCATTAAAGCAACACATCTAACACATTTATCAAAATCACTACGCCCACTTCCCGAGAAGTTCCATGGCTTAACTGATATTGAAACCATTTATCGTAAACGTCATTTAGATTTAATTTCAAATCGTGAAAGCTTTAACCGCTTTGTTACTCGCTCAAAAATTATCTCTGAAATCCGTCGTTACCTAGATAGTAAAGACTTCTTAGAGGTTGAAACGCCTGTTCTTCATAATGAAGCTGGTGGGGCAGCGGCGCGACCATTTATTACACATCATAATGCTCAAAATATTGATATGGTTCTTCGTATTGCCACAGAATTACACTTGAAACGTCTGATTGTTGGTGGCATGGAACGCGTTTATGAAATTGGCCGTATCTTCCGTAATGAAGGTATGGATGCTACTCATAACCCCGAATTCACTTCAATTGAAGTTTATGAAGCTTATGCGGATTTTCAAGACATCATGAACCTTACTGAAGGTATTATCCAACATGCTGCAAAAGCAGTTACTGGAGATGGTCCAATTGATTATCAAGGGCAAATGATTCACATTAATGAACCTTTTAAACGTCTTCACATGGTTGATGCTATTAAAGATGTTACTGGTATTGATTTCTGGAAAGAAATGTCCTTTGACGACGCTCGTGCCTTAGCTCAAGAGAAACACGTTCCTCTTGAAACACATTTCACTACTGTTGGTCATATTATTAATGCTTTCTTTGAAGAATTTGTTGAAGAAACATTGATTCAGCCGACATTCGTTTATGGTCACCCTGTTGAAGTTTCACCATTAGCCAAAAAAAATGCTGAGGATGCACGTTTTACTGATCGTTTCGAACTATTTATCGTTACCAAGGAATATGCTAATGCCTTTACTGAATTAAACGATCCTATTGATCAATTATCACGTTTTGAAGCACAGGCACAAGCAAAAGAATTGGGAGATATTGAAGCAACTGGTATTGACTACGATTATGTTGAAGCCTTAGAATACGGAATGCCCCCAACTGGTGGTCTTGGAATTGGAATTGATAGACTATGTATGCTTCTTACCAATACCACATCAATTCGTGATGTCCTTCTTTTCCCAACCATGAAATAA
- the hutH gene encoding histidine ammonia-lyase: protein MTKTIILDGKSLTLDDVVAIARKGEKCQIAESAKQDVNASRKIVDDIVSEKRVVYGVTTGFGSLCNVSISPEDTIQLQENLIRTHASGFGNPLPEDAVRAIMLIRINSLVKGYSGIRLSTIEKLVELLNKGVHPYIPEKGSLGASGDLAPLAHMVLPMLGLGKAYYKGELLSSQEALDKAGIDKISLAAKEGLALINGTTVLTGIGALATYDAIQLLKLSDLAGALSLEVHNGITSPFEENLHTIRPQSGQLVTARNIRNLLEGSKNTTVATQSRVQDPYTLRCIPQIHGASKDSIAYVKSKVDIEINSVTDNPIICKDGHVISGGNFHGEPMAQPFDFLGIALSEIGNVSERRVERLVNSQLSKLPSFLVKYPGLNSGFMITQYACASLASENKVLAHPASVDSIPSCENQEDFVSMGTTAARKAGEILKNSRRIVATEIMAACQALDLKPENHKLGKGTQIAYDLFRKEVNFIEHDKDIEIYDELNKASAIIEEEAFLGAIEAQVELSIQY, encoded by the coding sequence ATGACTAAAACTATCATTTTAGACGGAAAAAGTTTAACATTAGATGACGTGGTAGCTATTGCTAGGAAAGGAGAAAAATGTCAAATTGCAGAATCTGCAAAGCAAGATGTTAATGCCTCTCGTAAAATTGTTGATGACATTGTCAGTGAAAAACGTGTGGTCTACGGAGTGACAACTGGTTTTGGCTCACTCTGTAATGTCAGCATCTCACCAGAGGATACAATTCAACTTCAAGAAAATCTGATTCGTACTCATGCTAGCGGTTTTGGGAATCCACTACCAGAAGACGCTGTACGTGCAATCATGCTTATCCGTATCAATTCACTAGTTAAAGGGTACTCAGGTATCCGCCTGTCTACTATTGAAAAATTAGTAGAGCTACTCAATAAAGGAGTCCATCCTTATATTCCTGAAAAAGGCTCACTTGGAGCTTCAGGAGATTTGGCTCCCCTTGCTCATATGGTACTTCCTATGCTTGGACTTGGTAAGGCTTACTATAAGGGAGAACTCCTTTCTAGTCAAGAAGCTCTTGATAAAGCTGGTATTGACAAGATTTCTTTAGCCGCCAAAGAGGGCTTAGCTCTTATCAACGGAACAACTGTTCTGACTGGTATTGGTGCCCTTGCAACCTATGATGCCATTCAATTATTGAAATTGTCAGACCTAGCTGGTGCCCTTTCTCTTGAAGTGCATAACGGAATTACTAGCCCCTTTGAAGAAAACTTACACACCATACGTCCACAAAGTGGTCAGTTGGTAACAGCTCGTAATATCAGAAATCTCCTAGAAGGTAGCAAAAACACAACTGTAGCCACCCAATCACGCGTGCAAGACCCCTACACCTTACGTTGCATTCCGCAAATTCATGGGGCTAGCAAAGATAGCATTGCCTATGTGAAATCCAAAGTTGACATTGAAATCAATTCTGTCACAGATAACCCAATTATCTGTAAAGATGGTCACGTTATTTCAGGGGGTAACTTCCATGGAGAACCAATGGCACAGCCATTTGACTTCTTAGGCATTGCCCTTTCTGAGATTGGAAATGTTTCTGAACGGCGTGTGGAACGTTTGGTTAACAGCCAACTCAGCAAATTGCCGTCCTTCCTTGTTAAATATCCTGGTCTCAATTCAGGATTTATGATTACTCAGTATGCTTGTGCCTCTCTTGCTTCTGAAAATAAGGTTTTGGCACACCCAGCAAGTGTCGATTCTATCCCGTCTTGTGAAAATCAAGAAGATTTTGTCAGCATGGGGACAACGGCTGCTCGGAAAGCTGGTGAAATCCTTAAAAATTCACGTCGTATTGTGGCTACTGAAATCATGGCGGCCTGCCAAGCCCTTGATCTCAAACCTGAAAACCATAAACTTGGTAAAGGTACTCAGATTGCTTACGATTTATTCCGTAAAGAAGTCAACTTTATCGAACACGATAAAGACATTGAAATTTATGATGAGCTAAATAAAGCAAGTGCAATCATTGAAGAGGAGGCTTTCTTAGGAGCCATTGAAGCACAAGTAGAGCTATCAATTCAATACTAA